One Pseudomonas entomophila genomic window carries:
- the rnpA gene encoding ribonuclease P protein component: MVSQDFSRDKRLLTPRHFKAVFDSPTGKVPGKNLLILARENGLDHPRLGLVIGKKSVKLAVQRNRLKRLMRDSFRLNQHMLAGLDIVIVARKGLGEVENPELHQHFGKLWKRLVRSRPSPAVADSAGVDSHNA; encoded by the coding sequence GTGGTGAGTCAGGACTTCAGTCGGGACAAGCGACTGCTTACACCCCGGCACTTCAAAGCGGTCTTCGACTCCCCAACCGGCAAGGTTCCAGGGAAAAACCTGCTTATCCTTGCCCGCGAGAACGGCCTCGATCATCCACGCCTCGGCCTGGTGATCGGCAAGAAGAGCGTCAAGCTCGCCGTTCAACGCAATCGCCTGAAACGCCTGATGCGTGATTCGTTCCGCCTCAACCAGCACATGCTGGCAGGGCTGGATATCGTGATCGTCGCGCGCAAGGGGTTGGGCGAAGTGGAAAACCCAGAATTGCACCAACACTTTGGCAAGCTCTGGAAGCGACTGGTCCGCAGTCGGCCCTCTCCAGCGGTCGCCGATTCCGC